Proteins from one Panicum virgatum strain AP13 chromosome 7K, P.virgatum_v5, whole genome shotgun sequence genomic window:
- the LOC120640379 gene encoding cytochrome c oxidase-assembly factor COX23, mitochondrial-like codes for PAPSLSTKKEKEKEKREEGLSSPNSNKAQKRRGRRRRRGTMATAQAASASPTHHRASPGTSPPQPPYPSAARIADSACFPQYTASLKCLEANQDKSKCQQQFDDYKECKKKEREARLERNKGRSLFG; via the exons CCTGCTCCAAGCCTATCcacaaaaaaagagaaagaaaaggagaaacgAGAAGAAGGGCTCTCTAGTCCAAACTCTAACAAAGCCCAAAAGAGGagaggaagacgacgacgacgcggcaCCATGGCGACGGCACAGGCAGCCTCGGCGTCGCCCACCCACCACCGCGCGTCCCCGGggacgtcgccgccgcagccgccctaCCCCAGCGCCGCCAGGATCGCGGACTCCGCCTGCTTCCCCCAGTACACCGCCTCCCTCAAGT GTTTGGAGGCCAACCAGGACAAGAGCAAGTGCCAGCAGCAGTTCGACGATTACAAGGAGTGCAAGAAGAAAGAG AGAGAGGCTCGGCTCGAACGGAATAAAGGCCGATCACTCTTCGGGTGA